The window AATTCTAAATAAAGGCGTTAGATATTAATAATGAGTTAGAATGTGATGCGCCTCATTTTTAATTTGTTGTAGCACGCTACGCACAAATTGTATTTGTTGGATGGCATCATTTTTTTCTTTAATCAAACGTTCTTCGAGAAGTTCTGGCTCCGGTAGCGGTGTTTCGCTCATCTGGCGCCATGGGATCCAGGGGTTATCTCCTTCATTGTCGAAACGAAATGCCGGGGCGTAATAATCCACTTCTTCTTCCAGCCCGTAAGCCGTTACCTGCGGCTTCTCATCACCTAAGCAAATAAGTTTGGTCAGCAGATCTTTAAACGGCATATCCCCTTGACCCGAAGTACAGGCTTTATGGCCCAGTCCCGCATTCTCATTTACAATTAATGCATCTTTAATATGCACCTGGGTAATATGCGGAGACATTGTGTCTAACGCCGTCAACGGATGCTCATTGGCATTGATCATATTAGCAAAATCAAACAGTAAAGAGAGCGACTCCATATCACTGTTCTGAACTAACGATACCAATTCATGACTCTTTAAATCCTCATGCTGCTCTAAGGTAAAGGTCAGTCCGCTATCCTGATAGCAATCGCGCAAATATTTGATATCCTGCGTAATGATTGCAAGCACCTCTTGAAGATTACCTTCGTAGCGCGGGTAAAACCTCACCGAAGAGGCGCCTGTTTTTAATGCGATAGCGACAGCCTGGTCAATAGCTTTTTTATCAGAAGAACTGGTCTCGATATGCAGATCAAGCTGTAGCTGACGCGCTTTGTCGCCAAATGCTGACAGTGCTTCATCATTCATATTTTCAAGAGAATAGCGTTCACCATCAAGGACGTGGATTTTCACCCCACGCAGATTATTTTCACTGGCAATATCTAATAAATCATTCGGTAATATGCGTTCAACGCGCATATTCAAATGATAAGCATAAGCGTGAAGATAAAGAGGAAGATTATCTACCCGCGCCAGAATTTTATGTGCATTGTCTTTAGTGACCATAAACGTACCTACAAGTTAATGAAGAGATCAACTGCTTCAAATCGCCAATACTCAATATCTATTTGTACGATATTTCCATCACTGTCAGCCCGGTGTTTTTCAATAAGAATGGCGGGCATTCCAGTCGAACCGCCAATAAACTTGCTAATGTCGCCGGCCATTCTGACAGGTTTAAAAGCCAGTTTTTTGATTACCGTTTCTTTTTTATATTCATTTTCCCATACCGAAGAAAATGACTGGCTTTCAAGCTGCTCAATAAATCCCGGTGCGACCTTCGGGTTGATAAACGTTTCATGATAGAAAACTTTATGCCCTTCCAGCGCTCCCCAGCCCGTTATCCGATACAGTTCATCAGACGGTGTTGCTGACACCAACGGCGCGGCAACGTCCGGGTACTGAGAAACCCGGCTTTTCTCGATAAATCCCCAGGAAGGCTCTCTACCCTGCTCGAGCGCGGCGCGCTGAAAGCTTGCTGACAATTCCGGGCTGTAGTTAAAGCGTGCCTGGGTAACGAACCACCCTTTGCGATCCTTACGAAAGATTTTGGATTCAGACTCCAGGTTTAATAGCGCCTGACGTAACGTCATGCGCTTGATCCCCAGCAACTCTCCCAACTCCCTTTCCGAGGGCAGTTTTCCGCCCGGAGTGGTGATCCCATCTTTTAACCAACGATCTAACTTCTCTTTCGCATTCTCAACGGTCGACTGATTACTCGTCATTGTTTAATTCGCTTGGTTTAAACCAGATGGTTTAATCATACGCTGACGATGAAAAAGAAAGCAAACACCCGCGTTGAGCTTTAGAAAAATTTGTGACCAAGCTCTCTTAAGCCAGACATCTTGAGGGGAGAGTATTTCTTGAGGCAGGGAATCAACGTAATCCCGCCGGGAACCAGGGATTGCGGGCAAAAAAAAACCCCACCTCTTAAGGCAGGGTCTTGTCATTAAAGCGCGTTAATTAGTCTTCTTTCGGACCACGCATCGCACGTTTACGATCGTTTTCAGTCAGGTGACGTTTACGAATACGGATAGACGTTGGTGTTACTTCTACCAGTTCGTCGTCATCGATGAATTCCAGAGCCTGTTCCAGAGTCATTTTCTGAGCTGGAACCAGCGTGGTGGCTTCATCAGTACCGGAAGCACGCATGTTGGTCAGTTTCTTACCGGTCAGGCAGTTTACAGTCAGGTCGTTAGAACGACTGTGAATACCGATGATCTGGCCTTCATAAACTTCTGCGCCGTGACCCAGGAACAGCTTACCGCGGTCCTGCAGGCTGTACAGTGCAAACGCAACAGCTTTACCCTGACCATTGGAGATCAGCACGCCGTTCTGACGCTGGCCCACTTCGCCCGGACGAACATCGTCGTAATGGCTGAAGGTGGAGTACAGCAGACCGGTACCGGAGGTCATGGTCATGAATTCTGAACGGAAGCCGATCAGGCCACGGCTTGGGATCACGTAGTCGAGACGTACGCGGCCTTTACCATCTGGATTCATGTTTTTCAGGTCGCCTTTACGCTCACCCAGTGCCTGCATAACAGAACCCTGGTGCTGCTCTTCGACGTCCAGCGTTACGTTTTCGAATGGCTCTTGTTTACGGCCATCGATTTCGCGGAAGATAACTTTCGGACGGGAAACCGCCATCTCGAAACCTTCACGACGCATGTTTTCAATCAGAACGGACAGGTGCAGTTCACCACGACCAGACACGCGGAATGCGTCTGCATCCGGAGTCTCTTCAACACG of the Citrobacter freundii genome contains:
- a CDS encoding sugar phosphate isomerase/epimerase family protein, yielding MVTKDNAHKILARVDNLPLYLHAYAYHLNMRVERILPNDLLDIASENNLRGVKIHVLDGERYSLENMNDEALSAFGDKARQLQLDLHIETSSSDKKAIDQAVAIALKTGASSVRFYPRYEGNLQEVLAIITQDIKYLRDCYQDSGLTFTLEQHEDLKSHELVSLVQNSDMESLSLLFDFANMINANEHPLTALDTMSPHITQVHIKDALIVNENAGLGHKACTSGQGDMPFKDLLTKLICLGDEKPQVTAYGLEEEVDYYAPAFRFDNEGDNPWIPWRQMSETPLPEPELLEERLIKEKNDAIQQIQFVRSVLQQIKNEAHHILTHY
- a CDS encoding GntR family transcriptional regulator, whose product is MTSNQSTVENAKEKLDRWLKDGITTPGGKLPSERELGELLGIKRMTLRQALLNLESESKIFRKDRKGWFVTQARFNYSPELSASFQRAALEQGREPSWGFIEKSRVSQYPDVAAPLVSATPSDELYRITGWGALEGHKVFYHETFINPKVAPGFIEQLESQSFSSVWENEYKKETVIKKLAFKPVRMAGDISKFIGGSTGMPAILIEKHRADSDGNIVQIDIEYWRFEAVDLFINL